In Penicillium oxalicum strain HP7-1 chromosome I, whole genome shotgun sequence, a single window of DNA contains:
- a CDS encoding 1,3-beta-glucan synthase component FKS1: MSGYQQQQQQQAGHYEDDYGHTGAHGDSYYQDEHAGQAYYDNHEYGDGYYDRGAPNAYAQEGGNQDYAEGGYYESGHQDEYYADQYYDAGQAGYGRGRRGNESEEDSETFSDFTMRSETARAADMDYYGRGDERYNSYTDSQYGRGGYGYRPPSSQISYGGNRSSGASTPVYGMDYGNALPAGQRSREPYPAWASDAQIPLSKEEIEDIFLDLVNKFGFQRDSMRNMYDHMMTLLDSRASRMTPNQALLSLHADYIGGHNANYRRWYFAAHLDLDDAVGFSNMKLGKGDRKTRKARKAAQKAAKQNPENEEATLEALEGDNSLEAAEYRWKSRMNRMSQHDRARQIALYLLCWGEANQVRFLPECLCFIFKCADDYYSSPECQARVEPVEEFTYLNEIITPLYQYCRDQGYEIFEGKYVRRELDHNKIIGYDDMNQLFWYPEGIERISFEDKTRLVDLPPAQRWPKLKDVVWKKAFFKTYKETRSWFHMVTNFNRIWVIHLCSFWFFTAYNAPTLYTPNYQQQLDQKPETAKVLAAVGFGGAIAGFIQLFATICEWLYVPRRWAGAQHLRKRFFFVLAVFLINLAPGVVIFGFLDKLPTGIQKPVGLALGIVHFVLALLTTVFFSVQPLGALFGSYLKKNGRQYVASQTFTASFPRLFGNDMWMSYGLWVCVFGAKLAESYFFLTLSLKDPIRILSPMQIYQCTGVKYLKNILCHKQPQILLGLMFFMDLTLFFLDSYLWYIICNTIFSVARSFYLGVSIWSPWRNIFSRLPKRIYSKVLATTDMEIKYKPKVLISQVWNAIIISMYREHLLAIDHVQKLLYHQVPSEQEGKRTLRAPTFFVSQEDQSFKTEFFPAGSEAERRISFFAQSLSTPMPEPLPVDNMPTFSVLIPHYSEKILLSLREIIREDEPYSRVTVLEYLKQLHPHEWDCFVKDTKILADETSQFNGEYGEKGEKDAAKSKIDDLPFYCIGFKSAAPEYTLRTRIWASLRSQTLYRTISGFMNYSRAIKLLYRVENPEVVQMFGGNSEKLERELERMARRKFRICVSMQRYAKFSKDERENTEFLLRAYPDLQIAYLDEEPPVNEGEEPRLYSALIDGHCELLENGMRKPKFRIQLSGNPILGDGKSDNQNHAIIFYRGEYIQLIDANQDNYLEECLKIRSVLAEFEELSTDNVSPYTPGVPSPETTPVAILGAREYIFSESIGVLGDVAASKEQTFGTLFARTLAQIGGKLHYGHPDFLNATFMCTRGGVSKAQKGLHLNEDIYAGMNALLRGGRIKHCEYYQCGKGRDLGFGSILNFTTKIGTGMGEQMLSREYYYLGTQLPLDRFLSFYCAHPGFHLNNMFIMLSVQMFMVVLINLGALKHETITCRYNPDLPITDPLEPTYCADLVPIINWVNRCVISIFIVFFISFVPLAVQELTERGVWRMATRLAKHFGSFSFMFEVFVCQIYSQAVHQNLSFGGARYIGTGRGFATARIPFGVLYSRFAGPSIYLGARLMLMLLFATTSVWTAALIWFWVSLLALVISPFLFNPHQFSWNDFFIDYRDYLRWLSRGNSRSHASSWIGFCRLSRTRLTGYKKKLLGVPSEKGSGDVPRARFTNIFFSEIVAPLLGVAVTLIPYLYINSRTMFSDDPQYAPNAILRIALVAVAPIGVNAGVAGMFFGMACCMGPIFSMCCKKFGAVLAAIAHAIAVIVLLVFFEVLFVLESFNWPRTVSGIIAMMAIQRFIYKLIVSLALTREFKNDQSNIAWWTGKWYNMGWHSLSQPGREFLCKITELGYFAADFVLGHTILFFMLPGLAVPYADKFHSVLLFWLRPSRQIRPPIYSLKQSKLRKRRVIRFAILYFAMLLLFLVLLIAPIVVRNMGLDTSLRKSLYNAVGVKANGLALLQPLDKGLNDTVSYYTGSGLPAGFSSHAVVTPTAGNFDFQRLL; encoded by the exons ATGTCCGGctaccagcagcagcagcaacagcaggcGGGCCACTATGAGGATGACTACGGTCATACCGGAGCCCACGGCGATTCCTATTACCAGGATGAGCATGCTGGCCAGGCATACTATGACAACCATGAATATGGTGATGGGTATTATGACCGAGG TGCTCCGAATGCCTACGCTCAAGAGGGAGGCAACCAAGATTATGCCGAAGGAGGGTACTATGAATCCGGTCATCAGGATGAATACTACGCCGATCAGTACTACGATGCCGGTCAAGCTGGCTACGGCCGCGGTCGACGGGGAAATGAATCCGAGGAGGACTCGGAGACTTTCAGCGATTTCACCATGAGGTCCGAAACCGCTCGTGCCGCCGACATGGATTATTACGGGCGTGGAGACGAGCGTTACAACAGCTACACTGATAGCCAGTACGGTCGGGGAGGATATGGATACCGCCCTCCCTCATCGCAGATCTCATATGGAGGAAATCGGTCATCAGGTGCCTCTACTCCCGTTTACGGCATGGACTACGGAAACGCGTTGCCGGCTGGCCAGCGTTCGCGGGAACCCTACCCTGCCTGGGCCTCTGATGCGCAAATTCCGCTTTCCAAGGAAGAAATCGAGgacatcttcctcgacctgGTCAACAAATTCGGTTTCCAGCGAGACAGTATGCGGAACATGTACGACCATATGATGACCCTCCTAGACTCTCGGGCATCTCGTATGACTCCTAACCAGGCACTTTTGTCCCTTCACGCCGATTATATTGGAGGCCACAATGCCAACTACCGCCGCTGGTACTTCGCCGCGCATCTTGACCTGGATGATGCGGTGGGCTTCTCCAACATGAAACTCGGCAAGGGCGACCGGAAAACTCGCAAGGCCCGCAAGGCTGCGCAAAAGGCAGCTAAGCAGAACCCGGAGAACGAGGAGGCTACCCTAGAGGCTTTGGAAGGAGACAACAGTCTCGAAGCCGCGGAGTACCGCTGGAAGTCGCGCATGAACCGGATGTCTCAGCACGACCGCGCCCGCCAAATCGCTCTGTACCTTCTGTGCTGGGGTGAAGCAAATCAAGTCCGCTTCTTGCCCGAATGTCtctgcttcatcttcaagtgtGCCGATGACTACTACTCCTCGCCTGAGTGCCAGGCCCGCGTGGAACCAGTGGAGGAATTCACCTATCTCAATGAGATCATCACCCCTCTCTACCAGTACTGCCGTGACCAGGGATATGAGATCTTTGAGGGCAAGTATGTCCGTCGTGAGCTCGACCACAACAAGATCATTGGTTATGATGACATGAACCAGCTCTTCTGGTACCCTGAGGGAATCGAGCGAATCAGTTTTGAGGACAAAACGCGTCTAGTCGATCTCCCTCCCGCACAGCGTTGGCCTAAGTTGAAGGATGTCGTGTGGAAAAAAGCCTTCTTCAAGACCTACAAGGAGACTCGGTCTTGGTTCCACATGGTCACTAATTTCAACCGTATCTGGGTCATCCACTTGTGTTCATTCTGGTTCTTTACTGCATACAACGCGCCGACTTTGTACACCCCTAATTACCAACAGCAACTCGATCAAAAGCCCGAGACTGCCAAGGTGCTCGCAGCCGTTGGTTTCGGAGGTGCCATTGCCGGATTTATTCAATTGTTTGCCACTATTTGCGAATGGCTCTATGTCCCGCGTCGATGGGCCGGTGCTCAGCATCTGCGCAAGCGTTTCTTCTTCGTTCTTGCGGTTTTCTTGATCAACCTGGCTCCCGGTGTCGTGATCTTCGGGTTCCTGGACAAGCTTCCCACTGGTATCCAGAAGCCGGTTGGTCTGGCACTGGGAATTGTCCACTTCGTTTTGGCGCTGCTCAccaccgtcttcttctcggtTCAACCGTTGGGCGCTTTGTTCGGCAGCTACCTCAAAAAGAATGGTCGGCAGTATGTGGCAAGTCAGACATTCACGGCTAGCTTCCCTCGTCTCTTTGGCAACGACATGTGGATGTCCTACGGTCTTTGGGTGTGCGTCTTCGGCGCCAAGCTTGCCGAGTCTTACTTCTTCTTGACTCTGTCCCTCAAGGATCCCATTCGCATTCTTTCTCCAATGCAGATCTACCAGTGCACCGGTGTGAAGTATCTCAAGAACATCCTCTGCCACAAGCAACCGCAGATTCTTCTCGGTCTGATGTTCTTCATGGACTTGACGCTGTTCTTCCTGGATAGTTACTTGTGGTACATTATTTGcaacaccatcttctccgtcgCCCGGTCATTCTACCTGGGTGTTTCCATCTGGTCTCCGTGGAGAAACATTTTCTCTCGTCTGCCTAAGCGTATCTACTCCAAAGTCTTGGCGACCACAGACATGGAGATCAAGTACAAGCCCAAGGTGCTTATATCTCAAGTTTGGAACGctatcatcatctccatgtaCCGTGAGCACCTGCTGGCGATTGATCACGTCCAGAAGCTTTTGTATCATCAGGTTCCATCTGAGCAGGAGGGCAAGCGTACACTTCGTGCTCCAACCTTCTTCGTCTCCCAGGAGGATCAGTCTTTTAAGACCGAGTTCTTCCCGGCGGGTAGTGAGGCTGAACGCCGtatctccttcttcgcccAGTCGCTTTCGACCCCGATGCCCGAGCCTCTACCTGTTGACAATATGCCCACATTCAGTGTCCTCATCCCGCACTACTCTGAGAAGATCCTCTTGTCGCTTCGCGAGATCATCCGTGAAGATGAGCCGTACTCTCGTGTCACTGTTTTGGAATATCTCAAGCAGCTTCATCCTCATGAGTGGGACTGCTTTGTGAAAGACACCAAGATCCTGGCCGATGAGACATCTCAATTCAATGGTGAATACGgcgagaagggagagaaagacgcCGCCAAGAGCAAGATCGACGATCTGCCTTTCTACTGCATTGGTTTCAAGTCCGCTGCGCCTGAGTACACCCTCCGCACCCGTATCTGGGCTTCTCTCCGGTCTCAGACCTTGTACAGAACAATCTCCGGATTCATGAACTACAGTCGGGCCATCAAGCTGCTGTACCGTGTGGAGAACCCTGAGGTTGTTCAGATGTTTGGTGGCAACTCTGAGAAGCTGGAACGGGAACTGGAACGGATGGCTCGCCGCAAGTTCCGCATCTGTGTCTCTATGCAGCGTTATGCCAAGTTCAGCAAGGACGAGCGTGAAAATACCGAGTTCCTGCTCCGCGCCTATCCTGATCTCCAAATTGCCTATCTTGATGAGGAGCCCCCTGTCAATGAAGGTGAGGAGCCGCGTTTGTATTCGGCTTTGATTGACGGCCACTGCGAACTTCTTGAAAACGGCATGCGAAAGCCCAAGTTCCGCATTCAGCTCTCAGGAAACCCTATCCTTGGAGACGGAAAGTCCGACAACCAGAATCACGCCATCATCTTCTACCGTGGTGAATACATTCAATTGATTGACGCCAACCAAGACAATTACCTGGAGGAGTGTTTGAAGATCCGATCTGTTCTGGCTGAGTTCGAAGAACTGTCCACGGACAACGTCTCCCCTTACACTCCCGGTGTTCCGTCGCCTGAAACCACTCCAGTTGCAATTCTTGGCGCCCGTGAGTACATTTTCTCTGAAAGTATCGGTGTGCTCGGTGACGTTGCCGCCTCCAAGGAACAGACATTCGGTACCCTCTTCGCCCGTACTCTTGCCCAGATTGGTGGCAAGCTTCATTATGGTCACCCTGATTTCCTCAACGCCACCTTCATGTGTACACGTGGTGGTGTGTCCAAGGCTCAAAAGGGTCTTCACCTAAACGAGGATATCTACGCTGGCATGAACGCTCTTCTTCGTGGTGGACGAATCAAGCATTGCGAGTACTACCAATGTGGTAAGGGTCGTGACTTGGGTTTCGGCTCCATTCTGAATTTCACCACCAAGATCGGTACTGGTATGGGTGAGCAAATGCTTTCTCGTGAATACTACTACCTCGGTACTCAACTTCCTCTGGACcgcttcttgtccttctaCTGCGCCCACCCTGGTTTCCATCTTAACAACATGTTCATTATGTTGTCTGTGCAAATGTTCATGGTCGTCCTGATCAACCTCGGTGCCCTGAAGCATGAGACCATCACCTGTCGCTATAACCCCGATTTGCCCATCACCGACCCTCTGGAGCCCACTTATTGCGCGGATCTTGTTCCCATCATCAACTGGGTGAACCGCTGtgtcatctccatcttcattgtcttcttcatctccttcgtTCCATTGGCTGTCCAAGAGTTGACGGAACGCGGTGTATGGCGGATGGCTACCCGTCTCGCGAAACACTTCGGGTCATTCTCCTTCATGTTCGAGGTGTTCGTCTGTCAGATCTACTCTCAGGCTGTGCACCAGAATTTGTCCTTCGGTGGTGCTCGATACATCGGTACTGGTCGTGGTTTTGCAACTGCTCGTATTCCATTCGGTGTTTTGTACTCTCGATTCGCCGGTCCTTCAATCTATCTGGGCGCGCGTCTTATGCTCATGCTCCTGTTCGCTACGACGAGTGTGTGGACTGCTGCTTTGATCTGGTTCTGGGTATCGCTGCTGGCTTTGGTTATCTCGCCATTCCTTTTCAACCCTCACCAATTCTCCTGGAATGACTTTTTCATTGACTATCGCGATTACCTTCGTTGGCTCTCGCGCGGCAACTCCAGATCGCATGCCTCCTCTTGGATTGGGTTCTGTCGTCTGTCTCGAACTCGACTCACTGGATACAAGAAGAAGCTTCTGGGTGTCCCCTCTGAGAAGGGTTCCGGTGACGTTCCTCGTGCGCGCTTCACCAACATCTTTTTCAGTGAGATCGTCGCTCCACTTCTCGGCGTCGCAGTAACCCTCATTCCCTACTTGTACATCAACTCCCGCACCATGTTCAGCGATGACCCTCAATATGCTCCTAATGCCATTTTGCGAATTGCGCTCGTCGCCGTTGCCCCTATCGGTGTCAACGCCGGTGTCGCTGGAATGTTCTTCGGCATGGCCTGTTGTATGGGACCTATCTTCAGCATGTGCTGCAAGAAGTTCGGTGCAGTTCTTGCTGCCATTGCTCACGCCATCGCTGTTATTGTTCTCCTTGTCTTCTTCGAGGTCCTTTTCGTCCTGGAGTCCTTCAATTGGCCACGCACCGTCTCCGGCATCATTGCCATGATGGCCATTCAGCGCTTTATCTACAAGCTGATCGTTTCGTTGGCCTTGACTCGTGAGTTCAAGAACGATCAGTCTAATATCGCCTGGTGGACCGGCAAGTGGTACAACATGGGATGGCACTCGCTTTCGCAGCCTGGCCGTGAGTTCCTCTGCAAGATCACTGAGTTGGGCTACTTCGCGGCCGATTTCGTCCTGGGACACAcgatcctcttcttcatgctCCCCGGGCTCGCTGTGCCATACGCGGACAAATTTCACTCCGTCCTCTTGTTCTGGCTTCGTCCTAG TCGTCAAATCCGCCCGCCCATCTATTCCCTCAAGCAGTCGAAGCTGCGCAAGAGGCGTGTGATCCGGTTCGCCATCCTTTACTTCGCCATGCTACTGCTTTTCCTCGTTCTTCTCATCGCACCAATCGTCGTTCGCAACATGGGTCTGGATACCAGCTTGCGCAAGTCCCTCTACAATGCTGTTGGTGTCAAGGCAAACGGACTGGCTCTCCTCCAGCC